Proteins from one Listeria weihenstephanensis genomic window:
- a CDS encoding toxin Cry1Ac domain D-VI-related protein, with protein sequence MKKQDLLKKGSSIALVATLIGSQLMTTIPFNVLAAENTVNAQAIPYNAVEVENWKELNAALTSAAVTDIYLKQDIKMEGHVLVNSATKNIHGNKHTLDMAGYYVRLMADDTVGLVEDLTITNTGIYSLFWSEAKNVEVTYRNVDHTGGQMSYIKTGRLIIEGTVTAHVSQEEVFEGKELIIKDNATANFYSTSTGSNPIIYLMTSPGILTVGKNATLTTRSKVASMVGESNTTITNYGTIDMQADTGINVSLKPGSSIYLKDGSSLKTLTGEKGHKSVLVQNGNLFAESGSTLDVTSNGTETALQTGSLLKLAKGSNFSITNLSTGPALGSYSNATDVIMESGQGVSTWNVKNTKNPVPDASYPGLFNAQFTLNGYGSVTQTNMTSNNALFASQFKSTNIGKITGGSFSSKAIATTTLDTVDSDATTVTGTAEPGADVVLKVGTTVIGQGKAGDDGKYSITIPKQTEGTTITATATWNSQTSDATTVVQKGTADQDAAKKAIDALFTDGTKTAIQPTTDADAIKKAQDLLDKVQDPTVKEALQKDIDKAKELLAKKAVDELFTNDDPSGNAIKDTTDDQAIKDAQTAVDAVAPGTAKDELQSDIDKAKLLLQAKKDQASADQTQKAIADYAVNKLFENDDPKTDKIKPSTDQGAINDAQKEIDKIKDPELQKGPQANLDRAQELLNQREADKAVDELFTGNNPANDTIKPETTQDKIKKAEELASKVTDPTAKEALDKDIQKAKDLLAAQEAAEKAKEAEAKKAVDELFTSNPANDAIKPTTDADKIKNAEELVNQVTDPTTKEALEKDIQKAKDLLAAQDEAAEKAKEAEAKKAVDELFTSNPANDAIKPTTDADKIKNAEELVNKVTDPTTKEALNKDIQKAKDLLAAKEKEAADEAAAKKAIDELFTSNPANDAIKPATDQKAINDAKDLLDKVTDPATKDTLNKELEKAQNLLNERDTIVLAVPQLNPLTEAGTVFSGKLDVSKYNPGTIRISINNAPATIVPVDANGNFSYSIGNRKVGDVISVDYKDTKGLYNAATKAAITVTPAASNVTINPMTENDDTITGKTTPNAKVRYVVNGQAVNVGYADANGNYSMYIGKQKVGTVVGVEGFDLSTNQYKAAVTTTVKAVNVTIQPMTNATDTVSGTAPANAKLRFLINGVAVNVGTADASGNYSKYVGTQLVGTTVAVEMLNPETGKYELAKSTTVTGAPKSINYTVAALTTDNDTLTGTAPANAKLRFSINGNLVSVITADASGNYSKFIGKQKAGAVVSVELLNENTNQYTAPQSVTVTTGTGNSTLAPVINTITEGQGVVTGTVPTSVTTVRVWVNGVAQTMVSATNGNFTWTKANLKAGDTVKVDYKDATQTWISAEKVVTK encoded by the coding sequence ATGAAAAAGCAAGATTTATTGAAAAAAGGCAGCAGCATCGCACTAGTAGCAACCCTTATCGGAAGCCAATTAATGACTACAATACCATTTAACGTACTGGCAGCAGAAAATACAGTAAACGCGCAAGCTATTCCTTACAATGCTGTAGAAGTTGAAAATTGGAAGGAACTAAATGCGGCTCTTACAAGCGCAGCGGTTACAGATATATACTTGAAACAAGATATTAAAATGGAAGGACATGTACTAGTAAATTCTGCAACCAAAAATATTCACGGGAATAAGCATACGCTAGATATGGCTGGCTACTACGTTCGACTTATGGCAGACGACACTGTTGGATTAGTAGAAGACTTAACAATCACGAATACAGGTATCTATTCACTGTTTTGGAGTGAAGCAAAAAACGTTGAGGTTACCTATAGGAATGTAGATCATACTGGTGGACAAATGTCGTATATAAAAACTGGACGACTAATTATTGAAGGAACTGTTACTGCACATGTATCACAAGAAGAAGTTTTTGAAGGAAAAGAATTGATAATCAAGGATAATGCAACTGCGAATTTTTATTCAACTTCAACTGGTTCGAATCCAATTATCTATCTAATGACTTCACCGGGAATACTAACTGTAGGAAAGAATGCTACTTTAACAACTCGCTCAAAAGTGGCGTCAATGGTTGGTGAATCAAATACTACGATTACGAATTACGGTACTATAGATATGCAAGCTGATACCGGGATAAACGTTTCTCTAAAACCTGGTAGTAGTATATACCTCAAAGATGGAAGTTCTTTAAAAACACTTACAGGTGAAAAAGGCCACAAATCGGTTTTAGTACAGAATGGTAATCTTTTTGCGGAATCAGGATCAACTTTGGATGTAACAAGTAACGGAACCGAAACTGCTCTACAGACAGGCAGCTTGCTTAAGCTAGCTAAAGGGTCTAATTTCTCTATAACGAACCTTAGTACAGGCCCAGCACTTGGATCGTATTCTAATGCGACAGATGTAATTATGGAGTCAGGCCAAGGTGTTAGCACATGGAATGTTAAGAATACTAAAAATCCTGTGCCAGATGCATCTTATCCAGGTCTTTTCAATGCTCAGTTTACATTAAACGGCTATGGCTCAGTGACACAAACAAATATGACATCAAACAATGCTTTATTTGCTAGCCAATTCAAATCAACCAACATTGGTAAAATTACTGGCGGAAGTTTTTCATCAAAAGCAATTGCCACAACAACGCTTGACACAGTAGATTCAGATGCTACTACAGTAACAGGAACAGCAGAACCAGGTGCAGACGTTGTACTCAAAGTTGGAACGACTGTTATTGGTCAAGGAAAAGCTGGAGACGACGGCAAATACAGCATTACTATTCCAAAACAAACAGAGGGAACAACCATTACAGCAACAGCGACATGGAACTCTCAAACTTCTGACGCAACAACGGTTGTACAAAAAGGAACTGCTGATCAAGATGCAGCTAAAAAAGCAATCGATGCTCTATTCACAGACGGAACAAAAACTGCCATCCAACCAACAACAGATGCAGACGCAATCAAAAAAGCACAAGATTTATTGGATAAGGTACAAGACCCAACTGTAAAAGAAGCTTTACAAAAAGATATCGATAAAGCTAAAGAATTACTAGCTAAAAAAGCGGTCGATGAACTGTTCACAAATGATGACCCATCTGGTAATGCTATTAAAGACACAACAGATGACCAAGCTATCAAGGATGCACAAACAGCAGTTGATGCCGTAGCACCTGGTACTGCGAAAGATGAACTTCAAAGCGATATAGATAAAGCAAAACTATTACTTCAAGCTAAAAAAGATCAAGCTTCAGCTGATCAAACCCAAAAAGCAATAGCAGATTACGCAGTGAATAAATTATTTGAGAATGACGATCCAAAAACAGATAAAATCAAACCTTCTACGGATCAAGGTGCAATTAATGACGCACAAAAAGAAATCGACAAAATAAAAGACCCAGAACTACAAAAAGGTCCACAAGCTAACTTGGACCGCGCACAAGAATTGTTAAATCAACGCGAAGCAGACAAAGCGGTCGACGAATTATTCACTGGTAACAACCCAGCAAACGACACAATCAAACCAGAAACAACTCAAGACAAAATTAAGAAAGCGGAAGAACTAGCAAGCAAAGTAACAGATCCAACAGCTAAAGAAGCATTGGATAAAGATATTCAGAAAGCAAAAGACCTATTAGCGGCTCAAGAAGCAGCAGAAAAAGCAAAAGAAGCAGAAGCGAAAAAAGCAGTCGACGAATTATTTACTAGCAACCCAGCAAACGACGCAATCAAACCAACAACAGATGCAGACAAAATTAAGAACGCAGAAGAACTAGTAAACCAAGTAACAGATCCAACAACCAAAGAGGCATTGGAAAAAGATATTCAGAAAGCAAAAGACCTATTAGCGGCTCAAGATGAAGCAGCAGAAAAAGCAAAAGAAGCAGAAGCGAAAAAAGCAGTCGACGAATTATTTACTAGCAACCCAGCAAACGACGCAATCAAACCAACAACAGATGCAGACAAAATTAAGAACGCAGAAGAACTAGTAAACAAAGTAACAGACCCAACAACCAAAGAAGCATTGAACAAAGATATTCAAAAAGCAAAAGACCTACTAGCTGCTAAAGAAAAAGAAGCAGCAGATGAAGCAGCAGCGAAAAAAGCAATCGACGAATTATTTACTAGCAACCCAGCAAACGACGCAATCAAACCAGCAACAGATCAAAAAGCAATTAATGATGCGAAAGATTTACTAGACAAAGTAACAGACCCAGCAACCAAAGACACGTTGAACAAGGAGCTAGAAAAAGCACAAAATCTACTAAATGAGCGTGACACGATTGTACTTGCAGTTCCACAATTAAACCCACTGACAGAAGCAGGCACAGTATTCAGCGGTAAATTGGATGTTTCGAAATACAACCCAGGAACAATCCGTATCTCTATCAACAATGCACCAGCAACAATTGTACCAGTTGACGCTAACGGTAACTTCTCGTATAGCATTGGAAACCGTAAAGTTGGCGATGTTATCAGCGTAGACTACAAAGATACTAAAGGTCTATACAATGCAGCTACGAAAGCAGCAATCACAGTAACACCAGCAGCTAGCAACGTAACGATCAACCCAATGACAGAAAATGATGACACGATTACTGGTAAAACAACACCAAATGCAAAAGTAAGATATGTTGTCAACGGTCAAGCGGTAAATGTAGGTTATGCAGATGCAAACGGTAATTACTCGATGTATATCGGCAAACAAAAAGTTGGAACTGTAGTTGGCGTAGAAGGATTTGATCTATCAACAAACCAATACAAAGCAGCAGTAACAACAACAGTAAAAGCAGTAAACGTTACAATTCAACCAATGACAAACGCAACAGATACTGTATCAGGAACAGCTCCAGCGAACGCAAAACTAAGATTCCTAATCAACGGTGTAGCAGTAAACGTTGGAACAGCTGATGCGAGCGGTAACTACAGCAAATATGTAGGAACTCAACTTGTAGGAACAACAGTAGCAGTAGAAATGTTGAACCCTGAAACAGGGAAATACGAACTTGCTAAATCAACAACTGTAACAGGCGCTCCAAAAAGCATTAACTATACTGTAGCAGCATTAACAACAGATAACGACACACTAACAGGAACAGCCCCTGCAAATGCAAAACTAAGATTCTCTATCAATGGTAACCTAGTTAGCGTTATCACAGCAGACGCATCAGGAAATTACAGCAAATTTATTGGTAAACAAAAAGCTGGCGCAGTAGTTAGCGTAGAGCTTTTAAATGAAAACACAAACCAATATACAGCACCACAATCAGTAACAGTTACAACAGGAACAGGTAATTCGACACTTGCACCAGTCATCAACACGATTACAGAAGGGCAAGGCGTAGTTACTGGTACAGTTCCAACAAGCGTTACAACTGTCAGAGTATGGGTAAACGGCGTTGCACAAACAATGGTATCTGCAACAAACGGTAACTTCACATGGACAAAAGCAAACCTAAAAGCCGGCGATACAGTCAAAGTAGATTATAAAGATGCCACTCAAACTTGGATTTCTGCAGAAAAAGTTGTAACAAAATAA
- a CDS encoding Crp/Fnr family transcriptional regulator produces the protein MDYLAINKLLIRDKTILQSIINSSDFQDDLLETIVVRKGDRIVQDKIQHIYIIEEGLIAKIFTHNKNIEKNICQAFLSETDVIWSNQFISDSKVSFEPLSTAVLKKIDANIFYNVLATHPFFTDVLLESLNRNEELAQLYAKQFQYELQDRILMLFEQLGTQISQQKFILPKGLDAHYIAAYCGVSRVSVNRVLRELKGINLLEKNNKGSLEFRKHKII, from the coding sequence ATGGATTATTTAGCAATAAACAAGCTACTCATTCGAGATAAGACAATTTTACAAAGTATCATAAACTCCAGTGATTTTCAGGATGACTTATTGGAAACGATAGTTGTTCGAAAAGGAGATAGAATTGTACAAGATAAGATTCAACATATTTACATCATCGAGGAAGGTCTTATAGCAAAAATATTTACACACAATAAGAATATAGAAAAAAATATATGTCAAGCATTCTTAAGTGAAACAGACGTAATCTGGAGCAATCAATTTATTAGTGATAGTAAGGTAAGTTTTGAGCCACTAAGTACAGCGGTATTGAAGAAAATTGACGCAAATATTTTTTATAACGTACTAGCAACACACCCATTTTTCACAGATGTCCTTCTTGAGTCATTGAACCGGAATGAGGAACTTGCTCAATTATATGCCAAACAGTTTCAATACGAACTGCAAGACAGAATCCTTATGTTGTTCGAACAGCTAGGAACACAAATAAGTCAGCAAAAGTTCATTCTACCAAAAGGCTTGGATGCACATTATATCGCTGCTTATTGTGGCGTGAGCAGAGTTAGTGTTAATAGAGTGTTGAGAGAACTCAAAGGAATCAATTTGTTAGAAAAAAACAACAAAGGATCCTTAGAATTCAGAAAACATAAGATAATATAA
- a CDS encoding helix-turn-helix domain-containing protein, producing MNHFFLQLIAEKKVRRQIKVLQKIYDAKFPLTVDEIAEDLDISKRTLSRDIKDIEHSFPEQEILELNTLYGYSINHTHYVDDLIVRISEESPLLLIVNGVFREEVKSIDEWADELFISTSTLQRYLTYLKNLLKEFKLELTLTPIAFLGEEVNIRHFFFNFFYSMNDISTISHPTEAEHEFHNKVLAGYDEIRKTTNYSQYRRAIYWLMVVNNRIKQGHFVKINPELKKIQKQMETYHVLFQVAESLLPIMVVESLPEDEIVYVDFLTMDIFVYLEDRVISDFHSKEEKDAVDDFLAKAFQVLGVDDAEAVDLRVFISYLRNQILLSKLTPLFQKNVYEVNQFVKGGHKALFYKWVDLLQNDPIKQIANIEYIEDVAVNLTMFTHCMAHNKRFKERERHILFTFDGPNAYLNYLATLVEKFNIQNVRITLLTNYHVTNELVEERKVDVVVCNYKDDSEILGCEVYTAERVPTENDWEQIRNIIFHMDEFI from the coding sequence ATGAATCATTTCTTTTTACAGTTGATTGCAGAAAAAAAGGTTAGGCGACAAATCAAGGTGTTGCAGAAAATTTACGATGCTAAATTCCCTCTTACGGTAGACGAAATCGCAGAGGATTTGGATATTTCCAAACGAACACTATCTAGAGATATCAAGGACATCGAGCATTCGTTTCCAGAACAAGAAATATTAGAACTAAATACGCTGTATGGCTATTCCATTAATCACACGCATTACGTCGATGATCTGATTGTTAGAATTTCTGAGGAATCGCCATTACTTCTTATTGTGAATGGTGTTTTTCGGGAAGAGGTCAAGAGTATCGATGAATGGGCAGATGAACTTTTTATATCAACATCGACGCTACAGAGATATTTAACATACTTGAAAAATCTATTAAAGGAATTTAAGCTGGAACTAACGTTAACACCGATAGCATTTCTTGGTGAGGAAGTAAATATTCGACATTTCTTTTTCAACTTCTTCTATAGTATGAATGATATCTCAACGATAAGTCACCCAACAGAGGCTGAACATGAGTTTCACAATAAGGTATTAGCTGGGTATGATGAGATCAGAAAAACGACTAATTATTCACAATACAGAAGAGCAATATATTGGCTTATGGTAGTAAATAATCGCATTAAACAGGGTCATTTTGTCAAAATAAATCCAGAACTTAAAAAAATCCAAAAACAAATGGAAACATATCATGTGTTATTTCAAGTTGCAGAATCACTACTTCCAATTATGGTGGTAGAAAGTTTGCCTGAGGATGAGATAGTGTACGTTGATTTTTTGACAATGGATATTTTTGTGTATTTAGAGGATAGAGTTATAAGCGATTTTCATTCTAAAGAGGAAAAGGATGCAGTCGATGATTTTTTGGCGAAGGCATTTCAAGTGTTAGGGGTGGATGATGCAGAGGCAGTTGACTTAAGGGTTTTCATCTCCTATTTGCGTAATCAAATTCTATTGTCTAAGCTAACACCTTTATTTCAAAAAAATGTGTATGAGGTCAATCAATTTGTAAAAGGTGGGCATAAGGCGTTGTTTTACAAATGGGTAGACTTATTGCAAAATGACCCAATTAAGCAAATTGCTAACATAGAGTATATAGAGGACGTAGCGGTGAATTTGACGATGTTTACACATTGTATGGCTCATAATAAGCGCTTCAAAGAACGTGAGCGCCACATTTTATTTACATTTGATGGTCCTAATGCCTATTTGAACTATTTGGCGACTTTGGTAGAGAAATTCAATATTCAAAATGTCCGAATCACACTTTTGACGAATTATCATGTTACGAATGAACTTGTAGAGGAACGTAAAGTGGATGTTGTAGTATGTAATTATAAAGATGATAGTGAGATATTAGGTTGCGAAGTTTACACGGCTGAGCGGGTTCCAACAGAGAATGATTGGGAACAGATTCGTAACATCATATTTCACATGGATGAATTTATTTAA
- a CDS encoding SH3 domain-containing protein, with translation MMNNVLNNKTTKMVAAAGLALTLAFTTVAAGAFTAEAATQTTYYTAKPQMVTVKSAVNVRAGENTNSKVLGTLKKGEKVYFVKDDYGWSKVTYKGKTGYVGTRFLNVPGKQVDTAKKVAPAVKTAPTKVAPKTTVAPKTAPVVKKATTKTVTAKSTVYVRASQSKTSKILGTLKKGEKVTFVEDKYGWSKVMYKGQTGYVGTQFLNVK, from the coding sequence ATGATGAACAACGTATTGAACAACAAAACAACTAAAATGGTGGCAGCAGCAGGACTAGCATTGACATTGGCATTCACAACAGTAGCAGCAGGAGCATTCACAGCAGAGGCAGCAACACAAACTACTTATTACACAGCAAAACCGCAAATGGTAACCGTGAAATCAGCAGTAAATGTACGCGCTGGTGAAAACACAAACTCTAAAGTACTCGGAACACTTAAAAAAGGTGAAAAAGTATACTTTGTAAAAGATGACTACGGTTGGAGTAAAGTAACATACAAAGGTAAAACAGGCTATGTTGGAACTAGATTCCTAAACGTTCCAGGCAAACAAGTTGATACAGCTAAGAAAGTAGCACCAGCAGTGAAAACAGCCCCGACAAAAGTGGCACCAAAAACAACAGTAGCACCAAAAACAGCACCAGTAGTGAAAAAAGCGACAACAAAAACAGTAACTGCTAAATCAACTGTTTACGTTCGCGCTAGCCAAAGCAAAACATCTAAGATCTTAGGAACGCTTAAAAAAGGCGAAAAAGTAACGTTTGTTGAAGACAAGTATGGCTGGAGCAAAGTAATGTATAAAGGCCAAACAGGATATGTGGGTACACAATTTTTAAACGTAAAATAA
- a CDS encoding lactonase family protein, giving the protein MANKEAIAYIGTYTKVESEGIYRLHIDKKTGEITQNKLAGKMDNPTYLKLTDDQKHLYSVAKDGENGGVAAFAIKEDGSLDYLNQELKAGNPPCYVDASKDGAYVVSANYHLGTIVAYPTDKGALKAPSSEVQHIGTGPNKDRQEKAHAHFAGFTPDEKFVITCDLGTDYVTTYALTDGILEKVSDLKVKGGSGPRNLVFHPNAKIAYIMTEMAADVVVAAYDEATGTLTEIQNIASLPADFTAENKGSAIHISNDGRFLYVSNRGQDAVVTFAINEEGKLKLVATTHVEGVGPRDFDLDPSGEILLVSNENTNNVTVFGVNKETGALALLQKDIHVPEPVCVKFINE; this is encoded by the coding sequence ATGGCTAACAAAGAAGCAATTGCCTACATTGGTACATACACCAAAGTAGAAAGTGAAGGAATTTACCGCCTTCATATCGATAAGAAAACTGGGGAAATCACGCAGAACAAACTTGCTGGTAAAATGGATAACCCTACTTATTTGAAATTGACAGATGATCAAAAACATCTTTATTCTGTAGCAAAAGATGGCGAAAATGGTGGTGTTGCTGCCTTTGCTATTAAAGAAGACGGCTCGCTTGACTATTTAAACCAAGAATTAAAAGCTGGAAATCCTCCTTGTTATGTCGATGCATCAAAAGACGGCGCGTATGTCGTTTCAGCGAACTATCATTTAGGAACAATCGTGGCTTACCCAACAGATAAAGGCGCTCTAAAAGCTCCGAGCTCCGAGGTACAACACATTGGTACAGGCCCTAACAAAGACCGCCAAGAAAAAGCACATGCCCATTTCGCTGGTTTCACGCCAGATGAAAAGTTTGTTATCACGTGTGATCTTGGAACAGATTATGTAACAACGTACGCATTAACAGACGGCATTCTCGAAAAAGTAAGCGATTTAAAAGTAAAAGGTGGTAGCGGTCCTCGTAACCTTGTTTTCCATCCTAACGCAAAAATTGCTTACATTATGACCGAAATGGCGGCTGACGTTGTTGTTGCTGCTTATGATGAAGCAACTGGAACACTAACTGAAATCCAAAATATTGCTTCATTACCAGCTGATTTTACGGCTGAAAATAAAGGTAGCGCGATTCACATTTCAAACGACGGCCGCTTCCTTTACGTTTCTAATCGCGGGCAAGATGCCGTTGTTACTTTTGCCATTAATGAAGAAGGCAAGCTGAAATTGGTTGCTACGACTCATGTTGAAGGCGTTGGCCCACGTGATTTCGATCTTGATCCAAGTGGTGAAATATTGCTTGTATCAAACGAAAACACGAACAACGTAACGGTATTTGGTGTCAATAAAGAAACTGGCGCACTCGCGCTACTTCAAAAAGACATTCACGTTCCAGAACCAGTTTGCGTCAAATTTATTAACGAATAA
- a CDS encoding oxidoreductase codes for MTLTIGYIGFGKSTTRYHMPYTLIRDNIRIKTIYNHRRKPELEAEYAKYNIAFTDQLDDLLQDTEIQLACICTPASTHYDLAKKALENGKNVLVEKPFCTTSEEAEELFALAKSKGLIAMAYQNRRFDSDFLAVKEVLASGKLGELVELESHMDYYRPDAPDAPGKYYDGAFYGLGVHMMDQIIDLFGRPDEVSYDIRSIRNPKNPDDTFEVQFFYPVLKVIVKTSHLVNIPYPKFTLHGTKGSFVKYGIDQQETYLKAGVMPGEPDFGIDPKENYGTLVYVDATGETKEETVPTPLGDYGRLYDQLHDAILNGTRKLVSDEETLTNMTILEQGFTGKNPRVISL; via the coding sequence ATGACACTTACTATTGGTTATATAGGATTTGGGAAGAGTACCACCCGTTACCACATGCCTTACACGCTCATTCGCGACAATATCCGCATCAAAACGATCTACAATCACCGTCGCAAGCCAGAACTCGAGGCCGAATACGCGAAATATAATATTGCGTTCACCGACCAATTAGATGATTTGCTACAAGACACGGAGATTCAATTAGCTTGTATCTGCACGCCCGCAAGCACACATTACGATCTCGCAAAAAAAGCACTAGAAAACGGTAAAAACGTCCTTGTTGAAAAACCGTTCTGTACAACATCAGAGGAAGCCGAGGAACTATTCGCGCTCGCTAAATCAAAAGGCTTAATCGCGATGGCGTATCAAAACCGCCGCTTCGACAGTGATTTCCTTGCTGTCAAAGAAGTTCTTGCTAGCGGAAAACTGGGCGAACTCGTGGAACTAGAATCTCATATGGATTACTACCGTCCCGACGCTCCCGATGCCCCAGGAAAGTACTACGATGGCGCCTTCTACGGACTTGGCGTTCACATGATGGATCAGATTATCGACTTATTTGGCCGTCCCGACGAAGTGAGCTACGATATCCGCTCTATCCGTAATCCTAAAAATCCCGATGACACTTTTGAAGTTCAGTTCTTTTATCCAGTCTTGAAAGTGATCGTCAAAACAAGCCATTTAGTGAATATTCCTTATCCAAAATTCACCCTACATGGCACAAAAGGCAGTTTTGTCAAATATGGTATTGACCAACAAGAAACGTATCTCAAAGCTGGTGTAATGCCAGGTGAGCCCGATTTTGGTATTGATCCCAAAGAAAACTATGGCACGCTCGTTTACGTCGACGCGACTGGCGAAACAAAAGAAGAAACCGTTCCAACACCGCTTGGAGACTACGGTCGCCTTTACGATCAGCTGCACGATGCGATCCTAAATGGCACACGCAAACTAGTAAGCGATGAAGAAACACTAACCAACATGACCATCCTAGAACAAGGCTTCACTGGCAAAAATCCACGTGTGATATCTCTATAG
- a CDS encoding VOC family protein has translation MMIMIEAKNSISTFLTFAGNAEAAMDFYVSLFEEAEVFSKTYIGEEDRGETGKLLTGVFALRGQSFMVMDMESEFLTPLTWATSILVQCQDEAEFDRLFAAFSEGGSVMMGPVEMGPFKKVTWVTDKFGLTWQLVW, from the coding sequence ATGATGATTATGATTGAAGCTAAAAATTCGATTTCAACTTTTTTAACGTTTGCAGGGAATGCGGAAGCCGCGATGGACTTTTACGTGAGCTTATTTGAAGAAGCAGAGGTGTTTAGTAAGACATATATCGGCGAAGAGGATCGCGGGGAGACTGGTAAATTGTTGACTGGTGTGTTCGCACTTCGCGGTCAGTCGTTCATGGTTATGGATATGGAATCTGAATTCCTAACTCCGCTTACGTGGGCGACTTCCATTCTAGTACAATGTCAAGATGAGGCTGAATTTGATCGCTTGTTTGCCGCTTTTTCTGAAGGTGGGTCGGTGATGATGGGGCCTGTTGAGATGGGACCATTTAAAAAAGTAACTTGGGTAACGGATAAGTTTGGCTTAACATGGCAATTAGTTTGGTAA
- a CDS encoding histidine phosphatase family protein: MTGKVTLYVTRHGKTMLNTTERVQGWADSPLTEAGILVAEQLGRGLADTKFEALYTSDRGRTLETADIVMRHAGFELPVNQLKGLREFGFGKFEGEYNAYMWETVSKMRGFDSVESFFEALKHEAPRVMIDAVAEMDETGMAENWDIFTKRLLDSMDLICSENTDGNVLVVCHGMVINILLSLLDPDRVDGPIENASVTKISYENGKYTVESANDMQYVERGVVKN; encoded by the coding sequence ATGACTGGGAAAGTGACTTTATATGTAACGAGACATGGAAAAACGATGCTGAACACAACGGAGCGCGTGCAAGGTTGGGCGGATTCGCCACTTACGGAGGCTGGAATCTTGGTCGCTGAACAGTTGGGACGCGGTCTTGCGGATACGAAATTTGAAGCGCTTTATACGAGTGATCGTGGTCGGACTCTTGAAACGGCGGATATCGTGATGCGACATGCTGGTTTTGAATTGCCAGTCAATCAGTTGAAAGGGTTACGCGAGTTTGGCTTTGGTAAATTTGAAGGCGAATACAATGCGTACATGTGGGAAACGGTGAGTAAAATGCGTGGATTTGATTCTGTGGAGTCTTTCTTTGAAGCGTTAAAGCATGAGGCGCCGCGCGTGATGATTGATGCGGTGGCGGAAATGGACGAGACTGGCATGGCGGAGAATTGGGATATTTTCACGAAACGCTTGCTTGATTCGATGGACTTGATTTGTAGCGAGAATACGGATGGCAATGTGCTCGTGGTTTGTCACGGTATGGTGATTAATATTTTGCTTTCACTGCTGGATCCTGATCGTGTGGATGGTCCAATTGAAAACGCGAGTGTCACGAAAATAAGCTATGAGAACGGGAAATATACTGTGGAATCGGCGAATGATATGCAGTATGTGGAACGCGGTGTCGTTAAAAATTAG